In a single window of the Nitrospira sp. genome:
- a CDS encoding BON domain-containing protein, protein MPMRTIQTISAIGAFTLVVTSGLWGTSSVVWAEQAPALEGKSETPSAPKSKDPEVKPKDPDPKPREAEAKPADAKPKDQDVKPAEQKAKDSDSKVKESDSKSKDADSKPKDPEPKAKTKEPEHKAKDAEAKAKESEPKTKEADAKPKEAEAPAEHPCPSAPHTAEAKPAADAPAPAADTPAGDRPKTEPEAKKPVRSSMVTAKLALMADPHLFPYDIEVDAKDKDLVLLGKVAQESEKRGATEIVRCLEGVHAVENRLKIEPDAAHGLFGERDKLITQLVKERFEKSKTLQSVKFDVKTEDGIVTLAGQTRFQIIVLEAAQAARQIPGVRAVNTEAVRLVAGE, encoded by the coding sequence ATGCCTATGCGGACGATTCAGACCATTAGTGCGATAGGGGCGTTCACGCTCGTGGTGACCTCTGGATTGTGGGGAACGAGCTCGGTAGTGTGGGCGGAGCAGGCACCGGCGCTGGAGGGTAAATCGGAGACGCCTTCGGCACCGAAATCGAAAGATCCCGAGGTAAAGCCGAAAGATCCCGATCCGAAGCCGCGGGAGGCGGAGGCCAAACCCGCCGATGCAAAACCCAAGGATCAGGACGTCAAGCCTGCGGAGCAAAAGGCCAAGGATTCCGACAGCAAAGTGAAGGAGTCGGATTCCAAGAGCAAGGACGCAGACAGCAAGCCCAAAGATCCGGAACCAAAAGCAAAGACAAAGGAACCTGAGCATAAGGCGAAGGACGCTGAGGCGAAAGCCAAAGAGTCCGAGCCGAAGACGAAAGAGGCGGACGCGAAACCAAAAGAAGCCGAGGCCCCCGCGGAGCATCCGTGCCCGTCGGCGCCCCACACGGCGGAGGCAAAACCGGCAGCCGACGCTCCGGCTCCTGCAGCTGATACCCCGGCGGGCGATCGTCCAAAGACTGAACCGGAAGCCAAGAAACCGGTGCGTTCGTCGATGGTCACCGCGAAGCTCGCGCTCATGGCGGATCCGCATCTGTTTCCCTACGATATTGAAGTGGATGCGAAGGACAAGGACCTCGTGCTGTTGGGCAAAGTGGCCCAAGAATCAGAGAAGCGCGGGGCGACCGAGATCGTGCGTTGTCTGGAAGGCGTCCATGCAGTGGAGAATCGTCTCAAGATCGAGCCCGATGCGGCGCACGGGTTGTTCGGGGAGCGTGACAAGCTGATCACGCAGTTGGTGAAGGAACGGTTTGAGAAAAGCAAAACCTTGCAATCAGTCAAGTTCGATGTGAAAACAGAGGACGGCATCGTGACGCTGGCCGGGCAGACCCGATTTCAAATCATTGTGCTGGAAGCGGCGCAGGCCGCCCGCCAGATTCCTGGCGTGCGCGCGGTCAATACGGAAGCGGTGCGGTTGGTTGCCGGGGAATAG
- a CDS encoding TolC family protein produces the protein MANPFLRGCLFIGGTAALLLWTVPDSFGLDVTKPVPVERREPTSLADAVMKALQNNLDIHIGRQTKESRLADIIIEQAKFDPTVSLNGQYNRQVSPLNRPILGFTGATLQDITKFDQNTSTVTADITQNLPTGANYDLNYSPQRSYVSGPNTFLFNPAWTGGLALTVTQPLLKNFGTDINRTFITIAQNNATVEQHVFLDRVLTVVATVEQTFWEMVFANENLKVAQAALKAAEELLASNRAKAKAGVMSIVDVLQAEAAVASRVEQILVAEKSIRDQEDQLRRLLNPAEEELRQDLRLMPTDPPVTSLEPISLQEAIDIAMERRPEVLQAGKNVETSELNVKFAKNQLLPTLSVQGTMGLSGLGADYGDAVKRNFGGDFYNYGAGLVLSYPIGNRSAYSTYNKRQLESRNAQSSLQSVRQQIIVGVREAVRRVHTDFKRIETTRSARIMAEKQLQAEQERLKVGLSTTRFVLDFQRDLATAQGNELRATVDYNKSLSNLARNKATTLERYNLHLE, from the coding sequence ATGGCGAATCCATTCCTCCGGGGCTGCCTTTTTATCGGAGGCACCGCGGCCCTCCTTCTCTGGACGGTACCCGACTCGTTCGGATTAGACGTGACCAAGCCGGTTCCCGTCGAACGCCGCGAACCAACGTCGCTCGCCGACGCCGTGATGAAGGCCCTGCAGAATAACCTCGATATTCATATCGGCCGGCAAACCAAAGAGAGCCGGCTGGCGGATATCATCATCGAGCAGGCGAAGTTCGATCCAACGGTGAGCCTCAACGGCCAATACAACCGTCAGGTATCCCCGCTCAATCGGCCGATCCTCGGATTTACCGGCGCAACCTTGCAGGACATCACCAAGTTTGACCAGAACACCTCCACCGTGACCGCCGACATTACGCAAAATCTCCCGACGGGTGCCAATTATGACCTCAATTACAGCCCGCAACGCAGCTATGTGAGTGGGCCCAACACGTTTCTCTTTAACCCGGCTTGGACAGGCGGCCTCGCGTTGACGGTTACGCAGCCGCTCCTGAAAAACTTCGGCACTGACATCAACCGAACCTTCATCACCATCGCGCAAAACAACGCCACGGTGGAGCAACATGTGTTTCTCGATCGTGTCTTGACCGTCGTCGCGACCGTGGAGCAAACGTTCTGGGAAATGGTGTTTGCGAATGAAAATCTCAAGGTTGCCCAGGCCGCGCTCAAGGCCGCAGAGGAATTGTTGGCGAGCAACCGCGCGAAGGCGAAGGCCGGCGTCATGTCGATCGTCGATGTCTTGCAGGCGGAGGCCGCCGTGGCTTCCCGGGTCGAACAGATTCTCGTGGCGGAAAAATCCATTCGCGACCAGGAGGATCAATTGCGCCGTCTGCTGAATCCAGCCGAGGAAGAACTCCGGCAGGACCTGCGCCTGATGCCGACCGATCCACCGGTGACATCATTGGAACCCATCAGCCTCCAAGAGGCCATCGATATCGCCATGGAACGGCGTCCGGAAGTGCTTCAAGCCGGGAAAAACGTGGAGACCAGCGAACTCAACGTGAAGTTTGCCAAGAATCAGTTGCTGCCCACTCTGTCGGTGCAAGGCACCATGGGGCTCTCGGGGTTGGGCGCCGACTATGGCGACGCCGTAAAACGGAACTTCGGCGGGGATTTTTACAACTACGGCGCCGGTTTGGTTCTCAGCTATCCGATCGGCAACCGCTCCGCATACAGCACCTACAATAAACGGCAGTTGGAATCGCGCAATGCCCAGTCGTCGCTGCAAAGCGTCCGCCAGCAGATCATCGTCGGCGTTCGCGAAGCCGTCCGCCGCGTGCACACCGATTTCAAGCGGATCGAAACCACGCGTTCCGCCAGGATCATGGCCGAAAAGCAGTTACAGGCTGAACAGGAACGGTTGAAGGTCGGCCTCAGCACCACCCGCTTCGTGCTCGACTTCCAGCGAGACCTGGCCACCGCGCAAGGCAATGAACTCCGGGCCACGGTGGACTACAATAAGTCGCTGTCGAACCTGGCACGAAATAAAGCCACCACGCTTGAGCGATACAACTTGCACCTCGAATAA
- a CDS encoding M28 family peptidase, producing MAMVSTLVGPKSERHLCLMRFNLTSARRQSATLALQWRRSSFVVGVITSLLLAFAVLPVFAENLTEPLPSLTHALDLVSSERMLEDIRTLSGAAYSGRQTGTPDDLASAEFVRRQFLELHKPHAFPHAASGEATGSPDYTRLQSTAIRTTRIGPDATLRIALTPDAPPDQIGTDYLPVLDSPSANLQAPVVFVGYGISDPDGGWDEYAGVDVRGKIVLFLRGKPERYPRQISHADKVHTAHAHGALGYLTATGPILNAYEARRGVTGRPSAYYGLVDPSRAIPGAWISTTRAMAVLRTAQLPSDDRLRTLQQNIHDGHPPQSMVTHTVVMMRWQSTEQDGLLHNVISILPGNDPTHSGEAIVIGAHRDHFGTQGGLLFAGADDNASGTAVLLEVARVLSASPVTPKRTIVLVSFSGEEQGLLGSKFYVSQPAVPLRSTTAMVNVDHAAVGNGRLTIGLTGIEKPAAQQAGERAGLTDRLDLFGFFPGGDHVPFKEAGIPTLTVVSGGTHPHFHQPTDTADTVNPEILTAVARYVLSIVWQLAETP from the coding sequence GTGGCGATGGTATCAACGCTGGTCGGCCCAAAAAGCGAACGCCACCTCTGTCTGATGCGATTCAATCTCACATCTGCCCGCAGGCAGAGCGCGACTCTCGCCCTGCAATGGAGACGGTCCAGTTTTGTCGTTGGGGTGATCACCAGCCTCCTGCTCGCATTCGCCGTCCTCCCGGTGTTCGCAGAGAACCTGACGGAACCCTTGCCCTCTCTCACCCACGCGTTGGATCTGGTTTCCAGTGAGCGCATGCTGGAAGACATTCGCACGTTGAGCGGGGCCGCCTACAGCGGACGCCAGACCGGTACTCCCGACGACCTGGCTTCTGCCGAATTCGTCCGGCGACAATTTCTCGAACTGCACAAACCACACGCATTCCCGCATGCAGCTTCAGGCGAGGCGACAGGATCTCCCGACTACACTCGCCTCCAATCGACCGCAATCCGCACCACACGCATCGGGCCGGATGCCACCCTACGGATAGCACTCACGCCGGATGCTCCGCCTGATCAGATCGGCACCGACTATCTGCCCGTTCTCGATTCGCCCTCGGCAAACCTGCAGGCACCGGTGGTGTTTGTCGGGTACGGGATCTCCGACCCGGACGGTGGTTGGGATGAGTACGCCGGAGTCGACGTCCGGGGCAAGATCGTCCTGTTTCTGCGAGGCAAGCCCGAACGCTACCCTCGCCAGATTTCACATGCAGACAAAGTTCACACAGCCCACGCGCATGGCGCCCTCGGCTACCTCACCGCAACCGGCCCGATCCTGAACGCCTATGAGGCACGCCGTGGCGTCACGGGACGACCCAGCGCGTATTATGGACTGGTGGATCCTAGCCGCGCGATTCCCGGCGCATGGATCAGCACCACGCGGGCAATGGCCGTCCTCCGCACCGCACAATTACCCAGCGACGATCGCCTGCGGACGCTGCAGCAGAACATACATGACGGCCATCCCCCGCAATCAATGGTGACTCACACGGTCGTCATGATGCGATGGCAGAGCACAGAGCAGGACGGCCTGCTCCACAACGTGATCTCCATCCTGCCGGGAAATGATCCAACACATTCAGGGGAAGCGATCGTCATTGGCGCGCATCGTGATCACTTCGGCACACAAGGAGGCCTGCTATTTGCCGGAGCCGACGACAACGCCTCCGGCACCGCGGTGCTGTTGGAAGTGGCACGGGTGCTCAGCGCGAGCCCGGTGACACCCAAACGAACGATTGTGCTGGTCTCGTTCAGCGGGGAAGAACAGGGACTGCTGGGATCGAAGTTCTACGTGAGTCAACCGGCCGTGCCGCTACGCTCCACCACCGCAATGGTCAACGTCGATCACGCGGCAGTGGGAAACGGACGCTTGACGATCGGGCTCACCGGTATTGAGAAACCTGCCGCACAGCAGGCGGGAGAACGAGCGGGACTGACGGATCGACTTGATCTGTTCGGATTTTTTCCTGGTGGCGATCATGTTCCGTTCAAGGAAGCCGGCATCCCGACGCTGACCGTGGTCAGCGGTGGCACTCACCCGCACTTCCATCAGCCCACAGATACGGCGGACACGGTCAATCCGGAGATCCTCACCGCCGTGGCCCGTTACGTGCTCAGCATAGTGTGGCAGCTCGCCGAAACCCCGTAA
- a CDS encoding amylo-alpha-1,6-glucosidase has translation MEEIISVNDQFYILASSSMADDRTRVLKHGETFGVFDRYGDIQPVGRGTQGVFHQGTRFLSRQEVFLNNDRPMLLSSTVKEDNALLAVDLTNPDLYRDGRIAIPRGSVHVFRSRFLWNGVSYERFRLSNYSLAPVNMTLSIRFEADFADIFEVRGKKRERKGRMLPNVLRKDLLVLRYEGLDEVTREARIQFSPEPLEITASQATFGIELEPKGEIAVAVMVACDVGDCHQPLLSYDAAMGEAGLAFGAEQTEDCSIQTSNAQFNEWWNRSVLDVRMMVTDTNEGPYPYAGVPWFSTPFGRDGVITALECLWIRPELSRGVLAYLASTQAKEVNPAQDAEPGKILHETRKGEMAALHEIPFGLYYGSVDSTPLFVMLAGAYYERTADLAFIQTIWPNLEAGLTWMDTFGDPDRDGFVEYVRKSPTGLDNQGWKDSHDSISHADGSLAEGPIALCEVQGYVYDAKVQASKLAEALGYVDRASQLRRQARSLKERFDDAFWCEELSTYALALDGQKRPCQVKTSNAGHCLYTGIASDEHARRVAETLMSDELFSGWGVRTLADSERRYNPMSYHNGSIWPHDNAMIAVGLARYGLKAGVEKIMTGMFEVSLVLDFHRLPELFCGFVRRPGQGLTRYPVACNPQAWAAGSAFMVLQACLGLSIIAAEHKVVFNHPILPEFIDKMLIKNLTVGNASVDLLLRRHDLDVGITVNRRVGNVEVVSVK, from the coding sequence GTGGAAGAAATCATCAGTGTCAATGACCAGTTCTATATCCTGGCCAGTTCCTCGATGGCGGATGACCGCACCCGTGTGCTCAAACATGGGGAAACGTTCGGCGTATTTGACCGATACGGCGACATTCAACCGGTGGGCCGGGGGACGCAGGGCGTGTTTCACCAGGGCACTCGCTTTCTTTCGCGGCAGGAAGTGTTTTTGAACAATGACCGGCCGATGCTCTTGAGTTCCACGGTCAAGGAAGATAACGCGTTGTTGGCGGTCGATCTGACCAATCCGGACCTCTATCGGGATGGCCGGATTGCCATTCCGCGCGGCAGCGTCCATGTGTTTCGGTCTCGCTTTCTCTGGAACGGCGTGAGCTACGAACGTTTTCGGCTGTCGAACTACAGTTTGGCGCCGGTGAACATGACCTTGTCGATCCGCTTTGAAGCTGATTTCGCGGACATCTTCGAGGTCCGTGGCAAAAAGCGAGAACGGAAAGGGCGGATGCTGCCGAATGTGTTGCGGAAAGATCTGCTGGTCTTGCGCTACGAAGGGCTCGACGAAGTCACGCGGGAGGCACGGATTCAGTTTTCTCCCGAACCGTTGGAGATCACGGCCTCGCAGGCGACCTTCGGGATTGAGCTCGAGCCGAAGGGGGAAATCGCCGTCGCGGTGATGGTGGCATGCGATGTCGGGGATTGTCATCAGCCGCTCCTGTCCTATGATGCCGCAATGGGTGAAGCCGGCTTGGCCTTTGGCGCAGAGCAGACCGAGGATTGCTCCATTCAGACCTCCAACGCACAGTTCAACGAGTGGTGGAATCGTTCGGTGCTGGATGTCCGGATGATGGTGACTGACACGAACGAAGGGCCCTATCCGTACGCCGGAGTTCCCTGGTTCAGTACGCCGTTCGGACGGGACGGCGTCATCACGGCCTTGGAGTGTTTATGGATCAGGCCGGAATTGTCGCGAGGGGTGCTGGCGTACTTGGCCTCGACGCAAGCCAAGGAGGTCAACCCGGCGCAGGATGCCGAGCCTGGGAAGATCCTCCACGAAACCCGCAAGGGCGAGATGGCGGCGCTGCATGAAATCCCGTTCGGGCTCTATTACGGCAGCGTCGATTCAACTCCCTTGTTTGTGATGCTCGCCGGAGCCTATTACGAGCGTACAGCGGATCTTGCCTTCATTCAAACAATCTGGCCGAATCTCGAAGCGGGGCTCACCTGGATGGATACCTTCGGTGATCCTGACCGGGACGGATTTGTGGAGTACGTACGGAAATCGCCCACTGGGTTGGACAATCAGGGCTGGAAAGATTCGCACGATTCGATTTCGCATGCGGATGGATCATTGGCCGAAGGGCCGATCGCGTTATGCGAAGTCCAGGGGTACGTCTATGACGCCAAGGTGCAGGCCTCCAAGCTTGCAGAGGCGCTCGGGTATGTCGATCGTGCCAGCCAGCTTCGGCGGCAGGCGCGATCACTCAAGGAGCGGTTCGACGACGCGTTCTGGTGTGAAGAATTATCTACCTATGCATTGGCGCTGGACGGCCAGAAGCGGCCCTGTCAGGTCAAAACGTCCAATGCGGGCCATTGTCTGTACACGGGGATTGCCAGCGACGAACATGCGCGACGTGTGGCTGAGACGCTGATGTCGGATGAATTGTTCAGCGGGTGGGGCGTCCGGACGCTGGCCGATTCGGAACGTCGGTACAACCCCATGTCGTACCACAACGGATCGATCTGGCCGCATGACAATGCGATGATTGCGGTGGGGCTCGCGCGGTATGGACTCAAGGCGGGCGTCGAGAAAATTATGACCGGGATGTTCGAGGTCAGTCTGGTCCTCGATTTTCACCGGTTGCCGGAATTGTTTTGCGGATTTGTGCGCAGGCCCGGCCAAGGGCTGACCCGGTATCCGGTGGCCTGTAACCCGCAAGCCTGGGCCGCCGGGTCGGCCTTCATGGTGCTACAAGCCTGTCTGGGGTTGTCGATTATCGCCGCGGAGCACAAGGTGGTGTTCAACCATCCTATCCTGCCGGAATTCATCGACAAGATGCTGATTAAGAATCTGACGGTTGGCAACGCCTCGGTGGATTTGCTCCTGCGGCGACATGACCTGGATGTCGGAATTACCGTCAATCGGCGGGTCGGCAATGTTGAAGTGGTGTCTGTGAAATAG
- a CDS encoding glycosyltransferase family 4 protein, whose protein sequence is MRIAQVSPLWESVPPKLYGGTERIVSYLTEELVRQGHEVTLFASGDSVTRAKLEAPCQQALRLNTGIFNREAPLIQMMEQVFAAADQFDLIHSHLDFLAFSLSRRCRVPVVTTLHGRLDLPELVPVFRDFAELPLVSISNSQRKPLPWCNWANTVYHGLPHDLYKFNPEPGKYLAFLGRVSPEKCPDQAIELAKRVGIPMKMAAKVDPADRAYFERVVEPLLDHPLIEFVGEITDREKSEFIGNAIGLICPYDWPEPFGLVLIESLACGTPVLAYRRGSIPEIIGHGETGFISENLDEMVSQVAKLGTLNRHRCRQVFDERFTAQRMTNDYVKIYQQLIADAAALPGKPRPQHASNL, encoded by the coding sequence ATGAGGATTGCCCAGGTATCCCCGCTTTGGGAGAGCGTCCCGCCGAAGTTGTACGGAGGAACGGAACGCATCGTCTCCTACCTGACGGAAGAACTCGTCCGGCAAGGGCACGAGGTGACACTGTTTGCCAGCGGCGATTCGGTGACGCGGGCCAAATTGGAAGCCCCCTGTCAGCAGGCGCTCCGACTCAATACCGGCATTTTCAATCGCGAGGCGCCGCTCATTCAAATGATGGAGCAGGTGTTTGCCGCCGCCGACCAGTTTGATCTCATTCACTCCCACCTCGATTTTTTGGCGTTTTCTCTGTCCCGCCGCTGCCGTGTCCCCGTCGTGACGACGCTCCATGGCCGTCTGGACTTGCCTGAACTCGTTCCCGTATTTCGTGATTTTGCCGAATTGCCGCTCGTCTCCATCTCCAATTCGCAGCGTAAACCCTTGCCGTGGTGCAATTGGGCGAACACGGTCTATCACGGGTTGCCGCATGATCTGTACAAGTTCAACCCGGAACCGGGGAAGTATTTGGCCTTCCTGGGACGGGTGTCTCCGGAAAAGTGCCCGGATCAGGCGATTGAGTTGGCGAAGCGAGTCGGCATTCCCATGAAGATGGCGGCGAAGGTGGATCCGGCGGACCGCGCCTATTTTGAGCGGGTTGTCGAGCCGCTGCTGGACCATCCCTTGATCGAGTTCGTCGGCGAAATCACGGACCGGGAAAAGAGCGAGTTCATCGGCAATGCCATCGGGTTGATCTGTCCCTACGACTGGCCGGAACCCTTCGGGCTCGTGTTGATCGAGAGTCTGGCCTGTGGAACGCCGGTCCTGGCCTATCGTCGGGGTTCCATCCCGGAAATCATCGGGCACGGGGAGACGGGTTTCATCAGTGAGAATCTCGATGAAATGGTGAGTCAGGTGGCGAAGCTCGGCACCCTCAACCGTCATCGCTGCCGGCAAGTGTTCGATGAGCGGTTCACCGCGCAACGCATGACCAACGACTACGTCAAGATCTATCAACAACTCATCGCTGATGCCGCTGCGCTCCCGGGAAAACCCAGGCCGCAGCATGCTTCAAACCTCTAG
- a CDS encoding RNA-binding protein translates to MGSKIYVGGLPYSTTEQQLSDLFAVHGAVTSARIITDKFTGQSRGFGFVEMSGDSEAQAAINALNGTQFGGRTLTVNEARPQEPRSGGGGRGMGGGRH, encoded by the coding sequence ATGGGTTCGAAGATCTACGTTGGCGGCTTGCCATATTCAACCACCGAGCAACAGCTGAGTGACCTGTTCGCGGTGCACGGGGCGGTGACGTCGGCGCGCATCATTACGGACAAGTTTACGGGGCAGTCACGGGGTTTCGGCTTCGTCGAAATGTCTGGAGATTCTGAGGCACAGGCCGCAATCAACGCATTGAACGGGACACAGTTTGGTGGCCGCACCTTGACGGTCAACGAAGCCCGCCCGCAGGAGCCGCGCTCCGGCGGCGGAGGGCGTGGAATGGGCGGGGGCCGGCACTAA
- a CDS encoding MFS transporter, translating into MATERASGTGPGRPNVKWSPHLLTRDFTLVWWGQMVSQIGDGVSKLALLWFVYSITGSPLKTTMIGLLQTLPPILFGPFIGVIVDRVPKKLLLISSDLIRAIVLGVLPCLLPVDSFSIERLYVMVFVHAVASAVFGPALTAAIPSLVSRHEFTAANALLQTTTSIGIILGPALSGVGIATMSSQEVLCVNAVSYVISAACFLFIRFPETVTQPTGDGSLAGTFQEVLDGFHYVLRRQRVILMLIGAASMYTFSTSAFSTLFPVFGKKLLDLGPIEVGYLWSAFGIGLLLVSLGLVSLSSWSLPKRIQLMGMSSFVSGLALLGLVVTSNRLAAAALMVVIGMGAGTLTPIAWGVLQEIAPASLLGRVLAIYNLGAMTSAIAGMTIFGWVTQDFGERPSVFGIGVGLFLSAMVSIRVGRWVQTHWAETPVPAEGETPAVVMVTQPTSR; encoded by the coding sequence ATAGCCACAGAGCGCGCAAGCGGAACCGGGCCAGGACGCCCGAATGTGAAGTGGTCGCCGCATCTCTTGACGCGTGACTTCACGCTTGTCTGGTGGGGCCAGATGGTCTCGCAGATCGGCGATGGTGTGTCGAAACTTGCGCTGCTCTGGTTTGTCTACTCCATCACCGGCTCCCCTCTCAAAACGACGATGATCGGGCTGCTGCAAACCCTGCCGCCCATTTTGTTCGGTCCGTTCATCGGTGTGATCGTCGATCGTGTTCCCAAGAAACTTCTGCTCATCAGCAGCGATCTGATCCGCGCGATCGTGTTGGGCGTGTTGCCCTGTCTCCTGCCGGTGGACTCCTTCAGTATCGAACGGCTGTATGTCATGGTCTTTGTGCATGCGGTCGCCTCGGCGGTGTTTGGTCCGGCTCTGACGGCGGCGATTCCTTCTCTGGTGTCGCGCCATGAATTTACCGCGGCCAATGCCCTGCTCCAAACCACGACGAGTATTGGCATCATCCTCGGGCCGGCCTTGAGCGGCGTGGGGATTGCGACCATGAGTTCACAAGAAGTGTTGTGCGTCAATGCCGTGAGTTATGTGATTTCGGCCGCCTGCTTCTTGTTCATTCGCTTTCCTGAAACAGTGACGCAGCCGACGGGTGACGGCTCGTTGGCCGGGACGTTTCAAGAGGTGCTGGACGGGTTTCACTACGTCCTCCGCCGGCAGCGCGTGATCCTGATGTTGATCGGGGCCGCCTCGATGTATACCTTTTCCACGAGCGCCTTCAGCACCCTGTTTCCGGTGTTCGGAAAGAAGCTACTGGATCTTGGGCCGATCGAAGTCGGGTATTTGTGGTCGGCATTCGGTATCGGGCTGCTGCTGGTCTCGCTGGGCCTCGTGTCCTTGTCGTCCTGGTCGTTGCCCAAGCGTATTCAACTGATGGGGATGTCCAGTTTCGTCAGTGGTCTGGCGTTGCTCGGGTTGGTGGTCACCTCGAACCGATTGGCGGCGGCGGCATTGATGGTGGTGATTGGGATGGGAGCCGGTACGCTCACGCCGATCGCGTGGGGGGTGTTACAGGAGATAGCCCCCGCCTCTCTGTTGGGACGGGTCTTGGCGATTTATAACCTCGGGGCCATGACCTCGGCGATCGCCGGCATGACAATCTTCGGATGGGTGACGCAAGACTTCGGCGAACGTCCCAGCGTATTTGGCATCGGCGTAGGATTATTTCTCTCCGCGATGGTGTCCATACGAGTGGGGCGGTGGGTGCAGACCCATTGGGCGGAAACGCCGGTTCCTGCCGAGGGTGAGACCCCGGCGGTGGTAATGGTCACACAGCCGACCAGCCGTTGA
- a CDS encoding MFS transporter, producing MADESQSTPESNVTGWRLLGTRDFGCLWAGQVISQIGDGLNKVALLWFVYELTGSALKMTAIGLLQTIPPLVFGPLIGVYLDKLPKKTVMIVVDLLRTLMVLLIPLFYTLDMLTLERLYVLVFLISIVSTIFGPALASAVPLIVQRSQLTTANAFIQSTTNIGVLLGPAMSGLGIALIGAQNVLYVDAATFFVSALFLFPIRVREVRVAKGLDVLSTPVMQDMMVGFRFVFLQHRVVFALMITAVLYNLAISAFVFLLPVVAKELLQVGPMELGWLWSALGIGMLAASIWLARTPQGSFQDRIGKIGRSLTIGGIAVCTLGLIQTPVLFSTFLLIVIIGGSTSLFYPVVWAMLQEVTPEHLLGRVFTTFSVGSMASAMVGMAGFGWAADTLGPAVSLIGIGLLLLVTAMVTVQVSRRGLVVSPAVA from the coding sequence ATGGCAGACGAGTCGCAGTCAACTCCTGAATCGAATGTCACCGGATGGCGGTTATTGGGGACCCGGGATTTCGGGTGCCTCTGGGCAGGTCAAGTCATCTCCCAGATCGGGGACGGCCTGAACAAGGTCGCCCTCCTGTGGTTTGTGTATGAACTGACCGGATCGGCGCTCAAGATGACCGCGATCGGTTTGTTGCAGACCATTCCGCCGCTGGTGTTCGGTCCGCTGATCGGGGTCTATCTCGATAAGCTCCCGAAGAAGACCGTCATGATCGTCGTCGATCTCTTACGTACCTTAATGGTCTTACTGATTCCGCTATTCTATACACTTGATATGCTCACGCTCGAGCGGCTGTATGTGTTGGTGTTTCTCATCTCCATCGTGTCGACCATCTTCGGGCCGGCTCTGGCTTCAGCCGTACCGCTCATCGTCCAACGCTCCCAGCTCACGACGGCGAACGCCTTTATCCAGAGCACGACCAACATCGGCGTCTTGCTGGGGCCGGCCATGAGCGGATTGGGCATTGCGCTGATCGGTGCACAAAATGTGCTGTACGTGGATGCTGCAACGTTTTTCGTTTCGGCGTTGTTCCTCTTCCCGATCCGGGTCCGTGAGGTCCGCGTCGCGAAGGGTCTCGATGTGTTGTCCACTCCTGTGATGCAGGACATGATGGTGGGATTCCGGTTCGTGTTTTTGCAGCATCGGGTGGTATTCGCCCTGATGATCACCGCAGTCTTGTACAACCTGGCGATCAGCGCCTTTGTATTCCTGCTCCCGGTCGTCGCCAAGGAATTGCTGCAGGTCGGCCCGATGGAACTTGGCTGGTTGTGGTCCGCCCTCGGAATCGGAATGTTGGCGGCCTCGATCTGGCTGGCGAGAACTCCGCAAGGCAGTTTCCAGGATCGGATCGGCAAGATCGGCCGCTCATTGACCATCGGCGGAATTGCGGTCTGCACCCTTGGCCTGATTCAGACGCCGGTGTTGTTCAGCACCTTCTTGTTGATCGTGATCATCGGTGGCAGCACCTCGCTGTTCTACCCGGTGGTGTGGGCCATGCTGCAGGAAGTAACCCCTGAGCATCTGCTCGGTCGGGTCTTCACGACGTTCAGCGTCGGGAGCATGGCGTCGGCCATGGTCGGCATGGCCGGATTCGGATGGGCTGCTGATACCTTGGGTCCTGCTGTGAGCCTGATCGGCATTGGATTGCTCTTATTGGTAACCGCGATGGTCACGGTGCAGGTGAGCCGCCGTGGCCTCGTGGTGAGTCCGGCTGTCGCCTAA
- a CDS encoding DUF5069 domain-containing protein: MDLRQQPPRRWSDQVAGIIWLPRLIDKVRAFQAGTLGAYAYPSALDQSFMRHLRLTPAHIESLVRDMTSDEEIAEALRQGSPLSDEEIRTRCAAFQEKYRWAFAILDRDDGYVRGLGYPLPQFLQRPLWRWYQRWSAQKANATSV; this comes from the coding sequence ATGGACCTCCGACAACAACCGCCTCGACGATGGAGCGACCAGGTGGCAGGAATAATCTGGCTGCCGCGCCTCATCGACAAGGTGCGAGCCTTCCAGGCTGGCACACTGGGCGCGTATGCCTATCCTTCCGCGCTGGACCAATCCTTCATGCGGCATCTCCGGCTCACGCCTGCCCATATCGAATCGCTAGTTCGTGACATGACCTCTGATGAAGAGATCGCCGAGGCCCTTCGTCAGGGCAGTCCGCTCAGCGATGAGGAAATTCGGACGCGTTGCGCAGCGTTTCAAGAAAAATACCGGTGGGCATTCGCCATCCTGGATCGTGACGATGGATATGTCCGCGGCCTCGGCTATCCGCTCCCGCAGTTCCTCCAACGACCGCTGTGGCGATGGTATCAACGCTGGTCGGCCCAAAAAGCGAACGCCACCTCTGTCTGA